One uncultured Carboxylicivirga sp. genomic window, CCAATACATCAGGTATCCCAATAAGAAGATTATTAAAGTACGTTTAATAATTTTCTTCCATACTTCAGATGGCGGAGCAACTTTCATTTTCTTCATCGAAAAACTCATGGCGTTCCCAACTGCAAACAAAAAAGAAGGAAATACCAGATCGGCCAGACTAAAACCAAACCACTGAACATGTATAAAATAGCTATATATTTTTGCACCAGTACCCGGAGTATTTACAATAATCATTAATGCAACTGTTAAGCCTCTGAATACATCCAATGCCAGAAAACGTTCCGGCTTTTTAAGTACACTGTTTTCCATACTAATAGTTGTATTTTATTACCGGCTGAGCTTGGGTTAAAGGCACAATTCGGTTGCGATATTTCTGATGAAGCTCAATTACAATAGCATTGGCATCACCTATTGCTTCAACCGGATAATCGGAACGTTTGGTTACCCATTGCCACTCCCATTGTTTAATCTGTTCATCAAATGCGTCCTGATCAAAGTTCTTCCAATAAACCTCAACCTCGTCGAAAAATTGTTTCCATCTAGGTTTATAAAAGTCACTGATTAATCCGCTCCACTGACGATTACTATACTCATGTAAACGATTATCAGCACTTCCCCACAGGGTAATCAAATTACGTGCATTTTGCTCATATATTGCTTTTTCGCTTTCGGTATTGCCACAGGCTCGTGCATCACTAATCCAAGGCCCAATCAGAAAATCCCTGCGTGTTGCCAATAGGCGATCCATGTCATCAAGCAATTCCAGAAACTCTGTGCTGTACCGTTTAAAATTCTCTTTGTCGTTGTTTTGATAAGCTAAAGTAATCTGTTGTTGCAATGGCAAAGCATAATTAGCCAATACCTGACGGGTTAAATCCACAAGATCGTATTGAAATCCATCGTAATTACCACATTGATCAATAGATTGAACGAATAAATCCCAGGCTGGCAATAATTCTTCAGGTTCATAATTCAGCTTGGTTCGAGCCCATCGACGGTATCCATCAAAAGTAGGGCGCGAAACAATGATTGATTCAGCTCCATCTCTTATAATCTGACCATTGTATGCTGTCTTCACCAAAATATCCCAGGCTTCTTCCAATATTGAATTGGATTTTCCATAACGATTCTGAATATAATTTCTTAACCATGGCTTTAATTCTATTGATGTATTGCGCCATGTATTATCTGTCATCAGCTCGTATAAGACAGGATTTTGTTCAATGGCTTCCATGGTTAGTCCAATACCTTTTAGTTTACCAGAGTTTGCATCATTTAATGCCCTGGCAGGATTTTCAGCAACCTTTTCAATACGCCCAAACATACTTATATTACCCCCAAAATTATGAAGCATATTCCAGATCCATTGTTTTCCATAATAAGCCTCTGTCCGCTTCCATACCGGTTCAATCTCTGTTGCTAAATCCAGAATAATCATATTATCATCAGGAATGGAGCTTAATAGTCCTTTTATTTGTGGGGCCTTCCAAAAATCACGATGACTGTAAAACAACCAACCCTGCATTACCCAAGTGGCATTAGGGTCAACAGCCTTCATTCCCTGGTAAACTTTATAGCTTATTTTTGAAAGATATTCCGGATCATCAGATGGTGGTTCGTTCTCATTAAACGTATCGGCAGTGTACAGATGATCTGTCCCATAAACTTCAGTCTGAACTTGAAGAAATTTCATCCCAATCTCCGCAAACAATGGATCATCAGCATCGAGTATGTAAGTATCTTCAAAATCGTTGCCCCAATTGGTCTGCTTTAACTTTGCATCGGGAAAAAACTTTTTAAAAGTAGCCGGCACATGTCCTGTAAAGGCAGGTAATACAGGTTTCATTCCTAATTCGCGCTGACGTTGCAGGATTTTCAATTGTAAATCGCGATGCGACTCTTTCCAGCTTTGCGGAAGTGGACCTCCCCAACCATCCAGATTACCCATCCAGAACCATGAAAAATAGGCTGGTCCGCTAAAGAACGGATCTAAATCTTCATCGGTAAATCCATAGGATCGATAAACCTGATCCCAGATATATTCCTCGCCGGTTATTGCCAGTGGCATATTGATTCCGTGCAAAGCCATCCAGTCTATTTCCTTTTCCCAACGTTTCCAATCCCACCAGCTCATACTGTAATTAAACGTACAATAATTCAAATAGTAACGGTATTGATAAGGGCTTTCTTTGCGGATTTTAGAATCAATCACAGGAAGTTCAGCAGGTAAATTAAGATTAGTTCCGTTCCATGTAATCTGGCAATGACAATAGTTTTTTAAATAGTAATAAAAAGCCGATGCTACAGAAACTCCATTATTACCACGAAGCAATATCTTATTCTGAACAGATTCAATTTCAAACCAATCTGTTGAATCTGTCTCAACCACCTCAACTTCAAAATCATTAACATATTCAGGAAGAACACGTTCAATTAATCCCTTTACAGGATGATCTTCCTTTTTTTGTTTATCATTTGAACAGTTTATCATCGATAAAATGATAAAACCAATAATTACATATCGAAGAAATAACCTCATCACCTGCGTTTGTTTGATTTAAATTTCTTTGTCTGATTTTGATGGAGGAAGATCTTTTAATCCCCACTCCTTTGAAGGTTTTGATCCCATATTAAAAATCAGGGTTCCTCCTTTTTCAATATCACTATGCTCAATCCAGGATTTTGAATAATCCTTTCCATTCAATGTAACTGTTTGGATATATTTATTATTCTCTGAAAGATTTTCAGTACGAATAATAAAATCATTACCATTTTCCTGATGAATAACCGTTTTTTCGAAGTAGGGCGCATTTATCAGATAATAAGACTGGCCAGCATTGGGATACAAACCCATCATATGAAAAGCAAGCCACGATGACATGGCACCCGAATCATCATTCCCAGGTATTCCATCTGCTCCACTATGATAATTTTCATCTATGATGGAATGAATACGTTCGTTACTCAGATCAGGTCGACCAATCCAATGATAAAGATTAGGTGTAAGAAATGACGGTTCATTGGCTACATTATACAATCCCAAATCAAACAAGGTATTCAGTCGCTTCTCAAAAGTCTCTGTTCCACCGGATAATTCAATCAATTTAGCCACATCGTGCGGCACAGATAGTGAATATTCCCACGAATTTGCTTCATAAAAAAAGCCACACCACCAACAAACACATATTGGCCAGTCCTGCATTACCGGTGTGAACGGAACATAGGATATCCTTCCGTATTTGGCATCACACTGAATACTATCTACCCAGTTTCCATGGGCATCTTTGGGCATAATAAAACCACGAGAACCATGATCTTCAATATCGCGCCACAGATTCTGCCAGTTATCTGATTGCTTGATAAAACGCCAGTATTCGCCTCGGCGTTTAATATTTTTGGCCACAATTGCCAGACAGTAATCATTATAAGCATATTCGAGCGTTCGGTTTCCGGCACGAACATAATCTGTGGATACGTAGCCAAGACTGTTATAATCAACCAAACCTCCTCGTCCTTCAGCCTCTTCATTACCACCCGGAGGTATAGTGGCATCTTTCAACATGGCCTCCAGAGCCAGTTTATAATTAATACCTTTCAATCCTTTTACAAATGCATCGGCTATAACCACTTCTCCGTTTGATCCACCTTGTGTTCGTCCGTTGGAATTCCCGCTGCGGGCATCAGGCATATAACCATCTCGCTTATAAATCTGCAACATAGCATTAATGATATCAACTTGCCGCAATGGATCTAACAATGTAATAAGGGGACTTGATGATCGATAGGTATCCCAGATAGCATAAAAATCATCATAATAAGGACTATCGTTCTCCCATAATGGATTCTCACCCGTACGATCAACAGGCATAAGCATGGTGTGATACAAACCTGTATAGAACATGGTCTTCAGCTCATCACTTGTTTTTTCATCCACTTCAACTCTGCTTAAAACATTCTCCCATTTATCCTGCACTTCATTTAGTGTCTGATCAAAATTCCAGTGCGGTATCTCCTTATCGATATTGTCCCGCGCTTTTAAAGGACTTAAAAAAGAAATTCCTATTTTCATTTGAACATCATCAGCCATATCAGCAAAAGTCAGTATAGCACCGGTTTTACAGCCTGTATCCAGTTGTATTTTCTGACCAGAAAAGATCTTACCATTGTTAAATGTGGCATAATCAGAAAAAGGTTGATCAAAAACTGCAGAGAAATAAACAGTGTAGGCTCTTCCGTTATTCCAACCACCTCTGATACGGCTGTAACCTCTTACTTCTGTATTGGAAACTATCTCAATTTCAGAACCCACAAACTGTTGGGCCTCTCGCGAATCTGGGATGGGTCGTTCACCCAAAAATTTTCCAAGATCAATCTTAACCCGTTTTGTTACGTCATGTGGATATGAAAAATGATAAAACGCAGCACGGTCTGAAGTAGTTATCTGGGTTTGAATCTTCCATTTATCCAGTATCACACTGTAATAACCAAGCGATACCTGTTCATCATTTCTTATGGATGACTGTTCTAATGAAATCTGATTGTTTTCTGATGCAAATGGCATCACTGATATATTTCCGTACTTCGGCCCTCCTCCAGTGCCGCTTACATGCAACTGGCTAAAACCATAAATTTCGCTTAACGGATCTGTTGAATAACCGCTGTTTGAGGCTACATCATTATCGGGCCCCGGCTTTACCATTCCGTATGGAGCAGATGGTCCGATAAAAACATTGCCCAAGCCTTCTGAACCAATCAAAGGATCGACAAACTGATAATTCTGTGCATTTACTGATACTGGTAATATCAATAAAAACAACAAATAGAAAAAAATATGTCGTTTACTAATTCTCATCGCTAATAAATGGTTTTAACTAAAATAAATAGTTCAGAATATTTAATTGGTTCAATTAATTGTCATTTAAAATCCTGAATACCTTTAGGATTTATCTTTTTGATGTTATGCTGATCATCGAATTTTAAACTGTCGATACATAGTTGGCGCAACACATATTCTTCACCTTGAGGAAATATGCGATGATACAAGACATAATCCTGACCACCTTCAGTAAATATTGTATGATGTCCGGGCCCAACAGTTGTACTATCTGCTGTAGTTGTCAGCAATGGACTATTGACTCCTACTGTAAATGGTCCCATTGGAGAATCGCCCACTGCATAACCAATCTTATACGTATCATCAATGGCTTTACCATCTGAGAACATCAGATAATATTTACCAAAACGTTTAATCATATGAGGAGCTTCAAAATAATGTGGTGGTGTTACATCAACAGGTTCATCTGCAAACGAAATCATATCTTCATTCAGTTTTGCTGCCATGCAAATACCATTTACCCAATTAAAACCAGAACCCCAATATAAATAAGCTTGACCGTCATCATCCAGAAAACAATCAGCATCGATATTATGAACCTGCGGATAATCACCTGCTGCTATTAAAGGTGTATTATCTTCTTTTCCGTTTTTCCATGGACCTAATGGACTCTCTCCAACTCCAACCCAAACTTCACTACCAACCGACACATACATGTAATACTTACCATTGGCAGCTTTTCGCACGGCAGGAGCCCATACCATTGAATTATTTGAACTCTCGCTTGTACAGGCATCTTTGGTTGGCCAGTTTAAATGATGGCGTGTAAAAGTTTTAAAATCATTGGTTGAAAAAACGGCTAATTCCTCGCCTCCCCATGGATCAATGGTTGAATAGATATAAAAAGTATCGGCTTCTTTTACAATACAAGGATCAGCGAAATAACCTTCCATGATTGGATTGACAATAACATTCTTTTCCTCCGATGCTGATTGCTTTTTGGGAGAACTACATGCTGATATCAATACTAAAAACAAAATATATTTCAGATTTCTTTTCATACTAATGATTTCCATATATTTATTCGATCTTGTTGATTATTCTTTATGGGGTTGATCACTCATCTCAAGATGAAGAGTTCCACCCTTTACCAGCTCACTCTGAAGAATTGACCAGTTCATCAACTTTGTTCCCTTCCAGCTTGCTTTGCTGATGTAAACATTTTGAACTGAATTATTACTGGTTTCAATTATCAATTCCTTTCCCAGATAATATTTCTGATTGAGTTGAATAGTAACCTTATCAAAAATGGGTGATCCTAATTCAAGTTGCGGATCCATTGAACACCCACCTTTCATCGAAAAAAGGCCCATTTTCATTAATACCGCTAATGATCCCATTAATCCCTGATCTTCATCACCATTATATCCTCGTTCGGTTGATAAGCCTTCATAAACGGTTTCGACCACTTTGCGCGACCAATATTGTGTTAACCATGGCTGCTCGAGATAATTAAAAATAAATGCTGATTGAATGGATGGCTGATTCCCATAATTAATGTGTATTCGGCTATATTCTGGATGGGCTTCTCTATCGTGTGAAGTACCAGCCGTAAATCCCATTTTCTCAGCTTCAATAAAGGATTGATTTAATTTTTCTGCTGCCTTCTCATTACCTTCCATCAAATGAGCCAGTCCATTTAAATCATGCGGAACATACCAGGTAACCTGAGCTGCATTGGCTTCAATAAAACCGTTTTCCAACTGATATGGATCAAAGTCGGACTTCCATAGTCCTTGTTTATCTTTAGGTCTCATCCACCCACTGATACTATCATACAAATTCTGATAGTTTTTACTTCTTTGTATAAAATATTTTTCATCTTCATCATATCCCAGTTTTTTTGCCAACTGAGCTAATGACCAATCCTGATAGGCATATTCAAGAGTCTGGCTAACACCATCCTGATGAGAACCGTATTCTATATCTGAAAGAGGATAAGGAATATAACCTTCTTGCATATAATACGACAATCCTCCACCCAGATTGGTAGCGTGTTCGTATCCTGCCTTTTCCATCAAACCACCCATGTGGTTCTTCTTCAAAGCCTCATAAATTGCTTCAAGACTATCTTTCACTATTCCTTTTTGAATAGCACTAACAATAAATGGTGTTGATGAGGCACCAGTCATAACGTAGGTGTAATTTCCTCCTGAAGGTCCACGGGGAATCAAACCTCCATCTTTGTAATACTGTAAAAGTGAATGAGTAAATTCGTCAACCACATCAGGATAAACCAAACCCCAAAGGGTGTTAATGGTCCATTGTGCACCCCAGAACGAATCTGAATTATAATGATTAAATTTTGGCTTACCATTCTCATCCAATGGCAACTGACCTATCCTGAATTCGTCTCCGGTATTATCGGGATATGCACCATTTACGTCACTGATAATGCGACGGCCTTGTAGCGCATGCCATAAATCAGTGTAAAATCTTTTTTGTTGTTCGGTAGTTCCACCTTCTATCTTAATCCGCGAAAGCATTTGATTCCATTCAGCAGCTGATTCCTTTACGGTTTGATCGAAATCCCAACCCGGCAATTCAGTCTTCATATTAATCGCTGCATTCTCTGCAGAAGTATACGAGACCGCCAGTTTCATTAAAAGTGTTCCACCTTCAATGTTTTTAAACGAAAGTTTATAATTACCGGTCTGTATGTCTTTTTCAATTGTATCAACCGGCAAGCTAAAATCAGCTATAAAGTAAACCGTACAATCTTTTGGGCGACGAATCGTCGCACTATTGGTTACCTGTCCAATAATTCTTTGTTTATCTGCTTTTGGAATAACAAGACCATCTTTCATAAGAGAAGGCCCTAATTCGCCATTCAAATTAAAAAGTATAGAAAGGTTGTTTGTATTTTTTAATTGATAACGATGAAAACCAACTCTTTTTGTGGATGTGAGTTCAGCTTCAATATTATATCTTTCAAGGTAAACTTTGTGATATCCGGGTGTTATCTCTTCTTTTTGATGACTGAATGCTGAAAAGTAATCCTTAAAACCGGCATCACCATTAACCGGCATTACTGATGGACCTGCCAATTGCCAGGCATGAATATGACTAAATCCTTTTACAGTATCCACTTTATAACGATATCCACTACCCCAGGCCCCTGCAATTTCGCTATCCGGACTCAGATTAACCATCCCGAAAGGCCTTGATGCTGAAGAAAAATAAAACCAGCGGGAGTTTTCGGTATCGAGAAGTGGATATACCTTATCAATATATTGATTCTCTGGTTTATTATCCACATCAACTATTACACATGCACTCGCAAAAAAGAAATAAAACAGAATTCCAATAATCCGGAATGAATAATATTTGTATAAAAAAATCATAAACTCACTTTTCATCAACAATCGCGAATACTGAATTTTATCAGAACAAGGTCAATAAATACTGGATCCAGAAACGATACATGATCATTTTTGAATGTAAACAGAAATATCAATGTTAAAATATTTAGGGGATGCAGAAGAAACACCCCCTAAATTTGAATACATTCTATATTTTAATATCCGTTGTTTTGAGACCAGTTGGTATTTTCATTTAGTACACCTGTTGGAACAGGGAAAATACGCTTGGTATAATCAGTTTTAGCACCTGGATTGATTGTATGTTTATAACCCCAATCATCTTCAAAGTTACCAAATCGAATCAAGTCATTTCTACGCCAGTTCTCATCAAAAAACTCACGGCCACGTTCATCTAACAGTTCTCCTAAAGAAGGATCTGAACTAATAGTTGGAGCATTAACATATGAACGTATCTGATTGAATAATCCCATTGGTGTATCTCCTTTAGTTGCAGTAGCCCCGCGAAGTATTGCCTCACATTTGGTTAATAAGATATCAGCATAACGGAAGATAGGTACATCATTATCCTGACAACGGCTATACAATCCATAATCTGTTGGATCCATAATAAACTTATTAAATCGATATCCTTGTGACCAACCTGAAACAGTATTACCAACATTCAGATTCTCATCCACAGTAGATAAGGCAACATCTTTAGTTAAAACCACCTGTTCACCTTTATATTCAAAAGGAGTTGTTGATTTTTGATAAGTTGATGGATCGTATTGATTCAAAGCCCCACTAAATAATGCTTCATTACGACGGTCACCTGATAAGCTAAACAAATCAGCAAACTCTGGATTGACCGCAAAATTACCTGCAGCTGACTTACCCAATACCATTCCATATAGTCCAGGACCACCATTTCCATCAGTATCACCCTTACGCCAAGTACGAAAACGTCCATAGGTCAATCCATCCTTATTAACCGCTGTATAAGGCATAGCATAGATAAAATCTTTTATATGAGAGCCATTGGTAGGATAAAATTTCTCCAGATAGTCGTCGCTAAGATCAAACAGACCTGATTCAATTATATTATCACAAACAGCCACACAATCATCTAACTTTTCATTAGTTGCTGTTGCCGACCAGCCTGAACTTGTAACATCACTGGTATAAACATTCCAGTTGATATATAATTTAGCCAGAAGTGCTTCAACCATCCATCGGGTAGGTTTACCATACGTCGCAGCATTCACTTCAGATGACACATTATCTCTTACAGCTAGTAATTCTGATTCAATCCATTCTGCAACCTCAGCGCGAGGACTTCGTTCCAAAGCTTCATCTGCCTCAAGTGCATGATCAAGAATCGGCACATCGCCATAACTATCCATCAATATAAAATGATAAAATGCTCGTATAGCTCTTATCGGAGCTGTAACAGGCTCCTCTTCACCTCCAAAATCAACTATAACCTGATTACACTTTGTGATACCACTTGATAAATCACCCCAATAGCCCATACATGCATCATCAGCCATGAAGTTATGTAAGCTTGGATGTGAATAATTACCAGAGTCATAGTAATCGCCATCATAACTTACCCCCATACATTCATCAGAAGAAAAGGTCATTGCTTCATTATATCTCCGTCCCAAAACACCTCGAAAAGCATAATAAACATCTGATGCTTTCGCTTCAACGGCAATTTCTGAATCAGGATATGATGTATATTGAGATTTTACATCAACATCCAAATCTGTACAACCACCTGCAGCAATTGCTACCAATGCAGCTGACATAAATAGTTTCATATATGTTTTTTTCATAGGATATTAATATTAAAAGTTTACATTAAGACCCAGCATAATTGTTCGGGTACGTGGATAAAAATATTCGCGACTATCAATTCCTGGGGTAAGCCCACCTAGAGAAATTTCTGGATCAAGACCTTTATAGCCAGAAATAGTAAATACGTTATTACATGTAGCGTAAACATTTAAACCGTTAATGTAATTGCCTATCTTACCAAAGTTATAATTCAATGAAAGGGTTGACAAGCGCAGATAGTTACCTTTTTCAAGATATCTGTCAGATGGAGCTTGTGCATTCACATCAGTAAATTTCTGCTCTGTTGCTACTTCATTTAGTACATTCTTACCTGTAGAAACCAAAGCAACATAATTGTATTGAGCGCGGGTTGAATTCAATATCTGATTACCTGAAACTCCTTGTAAGAAAGCAGTTAGAGTCCAGTTTTTAAACTTCAGGGTATTATTCCATCCATAAACCAGTTTTGGTTGAGCGCTACCAACTTTTGTACGATCTGATTCCTGTGGACTGGTAGTCAACTCACCTGTTCGTTCTCCGGTTTCAGCATCGTGTACATAAAACTGTGACACACCATTTTCGTTGTATCCTGCCCACTCCCACATATAAAATGTACCTATTGCTTCACCTTCCATGATACGCTGTACATTAGCTGTTGCAAAGCCACCAATATTAGGATTACCAGCATTAATATAATCAACTGAGTAAGTTTGATTGGATAGGCTTATAACCTCATTTTTATTATGTGATAGATTGATTGTTGATTCCCAACGTAACTTATCTGTCTGAACAGGAATGATATTCAGTGAAAATTCTATCCCCTTATTGCTGATTTCACCAACATTTGCAAGCATACTTCCATATGGATAACGGTTGGTTGATACTGCATAACTATAAATCAGATCATCTGTTTGTTTGTTGTAATATTCAATTGTACCCGTTAATCGATTTTTAAGGAATCCCAGATCCATACCTATATTAAACATACTTGTACGTTCCCATTTTAAATCAGGATTTGCATTGCTCGTTGCGGCAAGAGTTCTGTAATCAGAAGTGTTTCCATTTTGATCGGTATAACTAAACCAGCCAGAAGCACCATACGTTTGAATGGCTGTGAAAGCATTAAAACCTAATGAGTTTCCACTAACACCATAGCCAACTCTGAATTTAAGATCGTCAAATAAATTTAAGTTTTTAATAAAGCCTTCTTCGCTCATACGCCATGAAGCTGATAAAGAAGGGAAGGTGGCCCATCTGTTGTTTTCACCGAAAGCTGAACTTCCATCACGACGTACAGTTGCCTGAAACAGGTATTTACTATTATAACTATAGTTTAAACGACCGTAAAAAGAGATCATTCGTAAGGTAGAAAGCGTATAGCCACTATTAATTCCAGTGATATCCATGCTATTGGCATACCCTAAATTATAGTACTCTAACGAATCATCATAAAAATTATAAACAGTAAGTCCAAAACCATCATTATTATCGTTTTGCTCCCACGAATAACCTGCCATTAATCCAATCTTATGCACATCTTTAAACGTTTTATCATAGTTTAAATATGTTTCAAATACGGTTCGCTTATTTTCCACTGATGTGCGGCTAGCCTGTCCATTCTGAGATGAATAAATCTGTGATGCAGCCGTATTATAATTACTGTAAATGTATTGCTCGTTCTGGTATGAAAGAGACAGGTTATAAACCAAACCATCAATAAGTTCTAATGAAGCTTTAGTGATTCCCTGCAATCTT contains:
- a CDS encoding TonB-dependent receptor — encoded protein: MKKINLKLMMLALLIGFTLNARAQDLKLSGVVTDDTGATIPGVSVVEKGTTNGTITDIDGRFFINVSTNAKVLVFSFVGFDTKEIYIEGSTTSYNVQLQPSVIGLDEVVAIGYGKMTRKDVTSSITTVQAKDMNVGVFSDPSQMLQGKVAGLTITQTSDPNGSSSITLRGASTLRSGEAQEPYYVIDGVPGMSLSLIAPEDIESIDVLRDASATAIYGSKAANGVIIVTTKKGNNDGKANVNYSTYVAFDNVLKNLDMMSATELRAYASANGVTLPNDDGGDTDWQKEVQRTGVSHNHNLSINGGNEKTSYNASINYLNNQGVVKNTEKDRIVARSFLQTTTLEDHLTLSFGLNGSITNNQNVPMGDQGTSVLDAMNYYSPLSPVRNEDGTWFQSSGISQNYNPMSMIYEDRYNTESKRLQGITKASLELIDGLVYNLSLSYQNEQYIYSNYNTAASQIYSSQNGQASRTSVENKRTVFETYLNYDKTFKDVHKIGLMAGYSWEQNDNNDGFGLTVYNFYDDSLEYYNLGYANSMDITGINSGYTLSTLRMISFYGRLNYSYNSKYLFQATVRRDGSSAFGENNRWATFPSLSASWRMSEEGFIKNLNLFDDLKFRVGYGVSGNSLGFNAFTAIQTYGASGWFSYTDQNGNTSDYRTLAATSNANPDLKWERTSMFNIGMDLGFLKNRLTGTIEYYNKQTDDLIYSYAVSTNRYPYGSMLANVGEISNKGIEFSLNIIPVQTDKLRWESTINLSHNKNEVISLSNQTYSVDYINAGNPNIGGFATANVQRIMEGEAIGTFYMWEWAGYNENGVSQFYVHDAETGERTGELTTSPQESDRTKVGSAQPKLVYGWNNTLKFKNWTLTAFLQGVSGNQILNSTRAQYNYVALVSTGKNVLNEVATEQKFTDVNAQAPSDRYLEKGNYLRLSTLSLNYNFGKIGNYINGLNVYATCNNVFTISGYKGLDPEISLGGLTPGIDSREYFYPRTRTIMLGLNVNF